ATCTTGAGATCATTACAGGTCTTCAGAGGGAATATTTCCACATGCGTCCTGAAGAGGACGGTGCTACAATGTTTGGGCCTATAAAGATCCACGAGGAAACAAAAAGGGGAACGCGCATAATTCATTGTCAGGAAGATATAGGAGAAAGTGGTTATCAGATCCCGTTTAATGTGGAAAACATCAATTTCTTGGATCATGATGCAGACTTTATCATTGCTATAGAGACTGGTGGTATGTACGCAAGGCTGATTGAGAATGGGTTTGATGAGAAATACAATGCCATACTTGTTCATCTGAAGGGACAGCCTGCCCGTTCGACAAGACGGCTTATCAAAAGGATGAATGATGAACTGGGAATTCCTGTTGCCGTATTTACTGATGGAGATCCATGGTCATACAGAATCTATGCATCAATTGCATATGGAGCAATCAAAAGTGCTCACCTTTCGGAATTCATGGCAACCCCCAGTGCTAAGTTTGTTGGGGTCCAGCCATCTGATATAGTTGAATATGAACTCTCAACCGATAAACTGACTGAAAAAGATATAAGTGCTCTTAGAAGCGAATTGTCAGATCCCAGATTTGAAACGGATTACTGGAAGGAACAGATCAATCTCCAGCTGGAAATACAGAAGAAAGCTGAACAGCAGGCTTTTGCCGGTAAAGGACTTGACTTTGTAACTGATGTATACCTGCCTGAAAGACTCGCTGATATTGGGATAATCAGGAAATGATCTCCTCAAATTGATCAAGAAAACACGAAGTAGACAGACACACTTTTTCTATTTTTCCTTATTGCTATACAGAAGGTCTGTAGAATAGAAATAACAGGCTTTGATAAAAATATTCAATGGGCCTAACCGGATTTGAACCGGTGATCACTCGGTTATGAGCCGAGCGCTCTAACCTGACTAAGCTATAGGCCCTCTAAAAAAGACGCCGCCAACAGGACTCGAACCTGTGACAATCTGGTTAACAGCCAGACACTCTACCAACTGAGTTATGGCGGCTCACGCACATATACTTAAACGCGAAATGTCTAAACGTATTGATTACATTTATAGTTTTTGTTTATTATCGATGTCAACTAACTGTTAAAATGGACAAAACCATTTAGCTTTGTCCATTGAGTATGTTTCTGTTTATGCTCTTATATCTCCGTTCCCATTCCTGTTATTGGAATTGAAGCTCCACATGCTGAACATTTTTTATCTGATGTAATATCATATTTTTCAATACTAAAGAATCCTCTTTTGATCAGCATTTTTCCACATTCTGGACAGAACGTATTTTCATACTTATTTCCAGGCACATTTCCAATATAGACAAATCTCAACCCCTCCTGTGTCGCTATTTCGTGTGCTTTCTCAAGTGTTTTCAGGGGGGTTGGTTCAACATTTGTCATCTTGTAATAGGGTTGGAATCGTGAGAAATGCAGTGGAGTATCCGGCCCAAGATTATCATGGACCCATCTGGAAAGCTGATGCAGTTCATTTTCTGAATCATTGTATGTTGGAATAATAAGGGTTGTTACTTCTATATGCAGTCCAAGTTCTTTTGCAGTTTTTGAAGCTTCAAGCACAGGCTCAAGCTTTGCACTGGCTATATCTCTGTAAAACTTATCTGTAAATCCTTTGATGTCAACACTGAATGCATCAAGATATGGAGATATATCTTTCAGTGCTTCCGGAGTTATATAGCCGTTTGTCACATAAACGGTGGCAAGCCCTTTATCCTTTGCTATTTTTGCAGAGTCGTAGGTGTATTCATGCCAGATCGTAGGCTCGTTGTATGTCCAGGAAATACTCTCTGCCTGTGATCCGATAGCTCTTGAAACAGCTTCCTGAGGAGTCATCTCCATTGTATATTTCCGGCTTTCATCGACATTCATTCTGGCAATTCTCCAGTTTTGACAATGCTTGCATCTAAAATTACATCCTATAGTTCCAAGTGAATACGAAAAAGAGCCTGGATAGAAATGAAATAGTGGCTTTTTTTCAATTGGGTCAACAGCTTCACTTGAAACTGTATTGTATATCAGACTGTATAATCTCCCCTCCCGGTTTTCCCGTACCATACAGAATCCGCGCTTTCCGGGTGCAATGGTACATCGATGACTGCATAAATTGCAGGCAACTCTTTTATTATCAAGATTTTCATAGAGCATTGCTTCTTTGATCAATTAAATCCCCCATAAAAAGGATTGTACTCATTAGTAATAAAACTTAATCACTAGAAGGATAATCAATCTTTATGGTCTACATTATCTATCATCCTGATTCTCTTAAGCATAACACTGGCTGGCACCCCGAATCTGCATCTCGGTTAAAGGCAATTATGGACAAACTTGAGGAAAACGGGATATTTGAAGATAATCCACTGGTTATTCCTCAATACGCTGATCTATCCCTGATTGAAAATGTACATGACCTTGATTACATAAAATCTGTTGAAGAACATTGCATGAGAGAGATTCCATTAGATCCGGATACCGTTGTTTCC
Above is a genomic segment from Methanosalsum zhilinae DSM 4017 containing:
- a CDS encoding DNA topoisomerase IV subunit A — its product is MKMGTDISKKRAEHDAIAKRHIIAVVDSLYQQFTDGTIPKILMPSRTKKNIEYDEGSDVWVYGDRESERSAKTVKGAFQLLKTTHTVDFLLKNHLSQNRGSTLRELYYISENWDVAKFREQPESDRLIEDLEIITGLQREYFHMRPEEDGATMFGPIKIHEETKRGTRIIHCQEDIGESGYQIPFNVENINFLDHDADFIIAIETGGMYARLIENGFDEKYNAILVHLKGQPARSTRRLIKRMNDELGIPVAVFTDGDPWSYRIYASIAYGAIKSAHLSEFMATPSAKFVGVQPSDIVEYELSTDKLTEKDISALRSELSDPRFETDYWKEQINLQLEIQKKAEQQAFAGKGLDFVTDVYLPERLADIGIIRK
- the amrS gene encoding AmmeMemoRadiSam system radical SAM enzyme; protein product: MIKEAMLYENLDNKRVACNLCSHRCTIAPGKRGFCMVRENREGRLYSLIYNTVSSEAVDPIEKKPLFHFYPGSFSYSLGTIGCNFRCKHCQNWRIARMNVDESRKYTMEMTPQEAVSRAIGSQAESISWTYNEPTIWHEYTYDSAKIAKDKGLATVYVTNGYITPEALKDISPYLDAFSVDIKGFTDKFYRDIASAKLEPVLEASKTAKELGLHIEVTTLIIPTYNDSENELHQLSRWVHDNLGPDTPLHFSRFQPYYKMTNVEPTPLKTLEKAHEIATQEGLRFVYIGNVPGNKYENTFCPECGKMLIKRGFFSIEKYDITSDKKCSACGASIPITGMGTEI